A window from Actinomycetospora corticicola encodes these proteins:
- a CDS encoding ABC transporter permease — MTISWTGAASSLVLVALAAVISLAWRLGLERSIVWAAVRALVQLLLVGGVLVLLLEPGVSIWWSWLWVAAMIGYAVWTAQRRASSIPGLIPIAALAFGAAGAVTLLVLFGLGVFPLSARTLVPMAGLIVGNAMTSTVLAGRRLQEEFADKTAEIEARLALGQSAREAARPYLRGVLRSALTPQIETTKATGLVFLPGAMTGLIIAGVQPIQAVLVQAVVMFLVLAAASTTTSVVALGLTRRLFTTDDRLVPLTRERTG, encoded by the coding sequence GTGACCATCAGCTGGACCGGAGCCGCCTCCTCCCTCGTCCTGGTCGCCCTCGCCGCCGTCATCTCCCTGGCATGGCGACTCGGCCTCGAACGCAGCATCGTCTGGGCCGCAGTCCGGGCGCTCGTCCAGCTCCTGCTCGTCGGGGGCGTGCTCGTGCTCCTGCTCGAGCCCGGAGTCTCGATCTGGTGGTCCTGGCTGTGGGTCGCGGCCATGATCGGCTACGCCGTGTGGACCGCCCAGCGCCGCGCCTCCTCGATCCCCGGGCTGATCCCGATCGCGGCCCTGGCGTTCGGCGCCGCAGGCGCGGTCACCCTGCTCGTGCTGTTCGGGCTCGGCGTCTTCCCCCTGAGCGCACGAACATTGGTCCCGATGGCGGGGTTGATCGTCGGTAACGCCATGACCTCGACCGTGCTCGCCGGGAGACGGCTGCAGGAGGAGTTCGCCGACAAGACCGCCGAGATCGAGGCCCGCCTCGCGCTCGGCCAGTCCGCCCGCGAAGCCGCCCGCCCCTACCTCCGCGGCGTCCTGCGCTCGGCCCTCACCCCGCAGATCGAGACGACGAAGGCCACCGGCCTCGTCTTCCTCCCCGGCGCCATGACAGGTCTGATCATCGCGGGAGTGCAGCCGATCCAGGCCGTCCTGGTCCAGGCCGTCGTCATGTTCCTCGTCCTCGCCGCCGCCTCCACCACGACCAGCGTCGTCGCGCTCGGACTGACCCGCCGGCTGTTCACCACCGACGACCGCCTGGTGCCGCTGACCCGCGAGCGCACCGGCTGA
- a CDS encoding ATP-binding cassette domain-containing protein, translating into MTRGFELRDVSVLRADRRVLDEVHVDIPGDGVTALWGDSGAGKTTMLRLLNRLDVPDSGTITYQGTDIAELDVHQHRRRVGMVFQRPVAFAGTVADNLAVAAVDSDRDAMADALRRVSLEPDLLDRDADSLSGGELQRVCLARTLITEPETLLLDEPTSALDERPARAFEDTVLELTGRGLAAIWVGHDEAQVERVSDRVLVVRDGAVTAQREESA; encoded by the coding sequence GTGACCCGAGGCTTCGAGCTGCGGGACGTGTCCGTACTCCGCGCCGATCGACGTGTGCTCGACGAGGTGCACGTCGACATCCCCGGCGATGGAGTGACCGCGCTCTGGGGTGACTCCGGAGCCGGGAAGACCACGATGCTCCGGCTGCTCAACCGCCTCGACGTCCCCGACTCCGGCACGATCACCTACCAGGGCACCGACATCGCCGAACTCGACGTCCACCAGCACCGCCGTCGGGTCGGCATGGTGTTCCAACGCCCGGTGGCCTTCGCCGGCACGGTGGCCGACAACCTCGCGGTCGCCGCCGTGGACTCCGACCGGGACGCCATGGCCGACGCGCTGCGCCGCGTCTCCCTCGAACCGGACCTGCTCGACCGGGACGCCGACTCCCTCTCCGGCGGGGAGCTGCAGCGGGTGTGCCTGGCCCGCACCCTCATCACGGAGCCGGAGACCCTGCTCCTCGACGAACCCACCTCGGCCCTCGACGAACGACCGGCCCGCGCCTTCGAGGACACCGTCCTCGAGCTCACCGGCCGCGGACTGGCCGCGATCTGGGTCGGCCACGACGAAGCCCAGGTCGAGCGCGTGTCCGACCGGGTCCTCGTCGTCCGCGACGGTGCCGTGACCGCGCAGCGGGAGGAGTCCGCGTGA